The following coding sequences lie in one Oncorhynchus kisutch isolate 150728-3 linkage group LG17, Okis_V2, whole genome shotgun sequence genomic window:
- the LOC109907279 gene encoding opsin-5: MGNASDTALFVSTISKELDFLMGTLYSIFCVLSLLGNGILMLVAYRKRLSLKPAEFFIINLSISDLGMTLSLFPLAIPSAFAHKWLFDEITCQFYAMCGVLFGLCSLTNLTALSSICCLKVSFPNYGNKFSSSHACVLVVAVWCYASVFAISPLTQWGHYGPEPYGTACCIDWHAPNHQLSALSYIVCLFLFCYALPCTIIFLSYTFILLTVRGSRRAVQQHVSSQTKTTNAHSLIVKLSVAVCIGFLGAWSPYAIVAMWAAFGDATIVPPAAFALAAIFAKSSTIYNPMVYLLCKPNFRKCLCRDTSTFRNRICRGSPRPEQKDPFGSISQPSQRNNKEMSISYGQAESPVACLHCAEDGAPCQTGTTSQRSACILTGSTYGEVTVSQLSANLQADFL; encoded by the exons atgGGAAATGCTTCAGACACAGCCCTGTTTGTCTCCACAATCTCAAAGGAGCTTGACTTCCTCATGGGCACACTCTACAGCATATTCT GTGTTCTGTCTCTCCTGGGGAATGGCATCTTGATGCTTGTTGCGTATCGTAAGCGATTGTCCTTGAAGCCGGCCGAGTTCTTCATCATTAACCTGTCCATTAGCGACCTTGGGATGACCCTGTCTTTATTCCCTCTGGCCATACCCTCTGCATTCGCTCACAA GTGGTTGTTTGATGAGATCACCTGTCAGTTCTATGCTATGTGTGGAGTTCTGTTTGGTCTGTGCAGCCTGACCAACCTCACAGCTCTCTCCTCCATCTGTTGCCTCAAAGTCAGCTTCCCTAACTATG GTAACAAGTTCTCCTCGTCCCATGCCTGCGTCCTGGTGGTGGCTGTGTGGTGTTACGCCTCTGTGTTCGCCATCAGTCCCCTGACACAGTGGGGACACTACGGGCCGGAGCCTTATGGCACTGCCTGTTGCATTGACTGGCACGCGCCCAACCACCAGCTGTCAGCCCTGTCCTACATCGTCTGCCTGTTCCTTTTCTGCTACGCTCTGCCATGCACCATCATTTTCCTCTCCTACACCTTCATCCTGCTGACGGTGCGCGGCTCTCGCCGGGCCGTCCAGCAGCATGTGTCATCCCAAACCAAAACCACCAATGCACACAGCCTCATTGTCAAG TTGTCGGTAGCAGTATGCATCGGTTTCCTTGGTGCATGGAGCCCTTACGCCATAGTGGCCATGTGGGCGGCATTTGGTGATGCCACCATCGTGCCTCCTGCTGCATTCGCCTTGGCGGCCATCTTTGCCAAATCGTCCACCATCTATAACCCTATGGTCTACCTGCTGTGCAAACCCAACTTCCGCAAGTGTCTTTGCCGAGACACGTCCACATTCCGCAATAGGATCTGCAGGGGCAGCCCCCGGCCTGAACAGAAAGACCCCTTTGGATCCATATCACAACCATCCCAGAGAAACAACAAGGAAATGAGCATCTCATACGGACAGGCAGAGAGCCCCGTGGCGTGTCTGCACTGTGCTGAGGATGGAGCTCCTTGCCAAACAGGAACCACGTCCCAGAGGAGTGCCTGCATACTGACCGGCTCCACCTACGGCGAGGTGACTGTCAGTCAACTCTCTGCCAATCTGCAGGCTGATTTCCTCTAG